One part of the Bdellovibrio sp. KM01 genome encodes these proteins:
- a CDS encoding acetyl-CoA C-acetyltransferase, which produces MENVVIVSSVRTPVASFQGGFGAVPAPKLGAAAIKEALTRANVSPNEIDEVIMGEVLTAGVGQAPARQAALFAGLSNNTPCMTINKVCGSGLKAVMLAADNIQLGNTKIAVAGGQENMTLAPHLLENSRTGYRMGATQMTDSMIKDGLWDPYNNFHMGNAAEICVKEHNFTREEQDAFAVDSYKKAQKAWTDGVFKNEIVPVTVAGRKGDVVIDKDEEPFNTNFDKIPGLKPAFDKAGTITAANASKINDGGAAHVLMSESEAKKRGAKPLAKIVAHGTFAHEPKYFTTAPVGAIKKALAKANLKVGDIDLWEINEAFAVVTQVAMKELEIPAAKVNVHGGAVAIGHPIGASGARILTTLVHALHTHNKRYGLATLCIGGGEAVALIIEKA; this is translated from the coding sequence ATGGAAAATGTAGTGATTGTCAGCAGCGTCAGAACTCCTGTCGCATCCTTTCAAGGTGGTTTCGGTGCAGTCCCTGCTCCCAAACTAGGCGCAGCTGCGATTAAAGAAGCTCTAACTCGTGCAAATGTTTCCCCGAATGAAATCGATGAAGTCATTATGGGTGAAGTCTTGACTGCCGGTGTTGGGCAAGCTCCCGCACGCCAAGCAGCTCTTTTCGCTGGTCTTAGCAACAATACTCCATGCATGACGATCAATAAAGTTTGCGGATCTGGCCTTAAAGCCGTGATGCTGGCTGCTGATAACATTCAATTGGGTAACACGAAAATCGCAGTGGCTGGTGGTCAAGAGAACATGACTTTGGCTCCGCACTTGCTTGAAAATTCTCGTACGGGTTACCGCATGGGTGCCACTCAAATGACGGACTCCATGATCAAAGACGGTCTTTGGGACCCCTACAATAATTTCCACATGGGTAATGCTGCAGAGATCTGCGTAAAAGAGCACAACTTCACTCGTGAAGAACAAGATGCTTTTGCTGTCGACTCTTATAAAAAAGCACAAAAAGCCTGGACTGATGGCGTTTTCAAAAACGAAATCGTTCCAGTAACAGTTGCGGGTCGCAAAGGCGACGTGGTTATCGATAAAGACGAAGAACCGTTCAACACGAACTTCGACAAAATTCCTGGATTGAAACCAGCGTTCGACAAAGCGGGAACAATCACGGCGGCGAATGCTTCTAAAATCAACGACGGGGGCGCGGCTCACGTCTTGATGTCTGAATCTGAAGCTAAAAAGCGTGGCGCAAAACCTTTGGCGAAAATCGTTGCCCACGGCACGTTCGCTCATGAACCAAAATATTTCACCACAGCTCCAGTTGGCGCGATCAAAAAGGCGCTTGCAAAAGCAAACTTGAAAGTGGGCGATATCGATCTTTGGGAGATCAACGAAGCGTTCGCAGTTGTTACTCAAGTAGCAATGAAAGAACTGGAAATTCCAGCTGCTAAAGTAAACGTTCACGGTGGTGCGGTCGCCATCGGTCACCCGATCGGTGCTTCTGGCGCTCGTATCCTTACGACTTTGGTTCACGCACTTCACACTCATAACAAACGCTATGGTCTGGCGACTTTGTGTATTGGTGGCGGTGAAGCCGTAGCATTGATCATCGAGAAGGCATAA
- a CDS encoding cation:proton antiporter, whose translation MIHLPPLIYDLGIILVVGALVTLLFKKLRQPLVLGYLVAGFLVSQHFPYLPTIQDKANISTWAEIGVIFLLFGLGLEFSFKKLVKVGGSAGFTAVFEVIFMVGLGYLVGRLIGWNSIDSLFMGGVLSISSTTIIVRAFQELNMKGQRFVELVFGILIVEDIVAVLLLVLLPSLAMSEGLNMGSLMTVTLRMVFFILLWFVVGIFLLPVFLRKIRTLLEEETTLIVSIALCFMMVAISSLAGFSPALGAFVMGSLLAETPEGHHIEKLINPVKNLFAAVFFVSVGTMIDPQIIMDKPALILLLTLVTIFGKFLSTYLGALLTGQSRKTSMQSGMSLAQIGEFSFIIAALGTTLKVTSDFIYPLAVAVSAVTTFTTPYMIKASPWFTEAMDRLLPDRLKKAMDNYKSSFERQGTRNVGSLLAEAYGMKIILNSVVIVALTFGFKKFAAQFLQKVLPDFEHVNGVSLMLCMILSAPFFWGLVKGRPAKKLAQDLDVMARLRRLIPGITFARVLLAIVLLAGLVAQFVSLRLASGALVGAVLVMGVLSYRYGEKVYKLFEGEFLSNLTEKEREEISKRDEITHLALPWDASISVLEVAVDSTWAGRTLRELKFKENYSVTIASVIRGTRRFFAPAGDFILWPFDKIVCFGSEAELLDLNNKVEQERIHKWQEAETPKYRMGSFVVQDEETYLGKTIRESGIREAKKILVVCVERGKERILGPSAGTVLQAGDLVWFVSE comes from the coding sequence ATGATTCATCTACCACCATTAATTTACGATCTTGGGATAATTCTGGTAGTGGGCGCCTTGGTGACCCTGCTGTTTAAAAAGCTCCGACAGCCTTTGGTGTTGGGTTATCTTGTTGCAGGTTTCCTGGTTAGTCAGCATTTTCCGTATCTTCCAACTATTCAAGACAAAGCCAATATAAGCACATGGGCCGAGATCGGTGTGATCTTTCTTTTGTTTGGTTTGGGGTTGGAATTCAGCTTTAAAAAACTAGTAAAGGTCGGTGGCTCTGCCGGATTCACCGCGGTGTTTGAAGTGATCTTCATGGTGGGCTTGGGCTATCTGGTGGGAAGATTGATCGGGTGGAATTCCATCGACAGTCTTTTTATGGGTGGTGTGCTTTCGATTTCTTCAACCACCATCATTGTGCGTGCCTTCCAGGAATTGAATATGAAGGGTCAGCGCTTTGTGGAGTTGGTCTTTGGTATTTTAATCGTGGAGGACATCGTCGCCGTTTTGCTTTTGGTCTTGTTGCCATCGTTGGCAATGAGCGAAGGCTTAAATATGGGTTCACTGATGACGGTGACTCTGCGAATGGTTTTCTTTATTTTACTGTGGTTCGTGGTGGGAATTTTTCTTTTACCCGTATTCTTGCGCAAAATCCGGACACTGCTAGAGGAGGAAACGACGTTGATCGTTTCGATCGCTCTATGTTTTATGATGGTGGCGATTTCATCTTTGGCGGGATTCTCTCCGGCGTTGGGGGCTTTTGTGATGGGTTCGCTTTTAGCAGAGACTCCCGAAGGTCATCACATTGAAAAACTGATCAATCCGGTAAAAAATCTTTTTGCAGCTGTTTTCTTTGTTTCCGTGGGAACGATGATTGATCCACAGATCATCATGGATAAGCCCGCCCTGATTCTGCTTCTGACACTGGTTACGATCTTTGGTAAATTCCTAAGTACTTATTTGGGGGCTTTGCTAACAGGCCAAAGCCGAAAAACTTCGATGCAGTCAGGGATGAGTCTTGCGCAAATCGGGGAGTTCTCTTTTATCATCGCAGCTCTTGGTACGACACTTAAGGTGACTAGTGATTTCATTTATCCTTTGGCAGTGGCCGTTTCAGCAGTCACGACATTTACGACACCCTATATGATCAAAGCATCGCCGTGGTTCACAGAGGCTATGGATCGCTTATTGCCGGATCGCCTTAAGAAGGCCATGGATAACTATAAGTCATCTTTCGAACGCCAAGGAACTCGCAACGTCGGATCTTTGCTGGCGGAGGCTTACGGAATGAAGATCATTTTAAATTCCGTGGTGATCGTAGCTTTGACTTTCGGATTTAAAAAGTTTGCGGCTCAGTTCTTGCAAAAAGTTCTACCGGACTTTGAGCACGTGAACGGTGTGAGCTTAATGCTTTGTATGATTCTCTCGGCTCCATTTTTCTGGGGCTTGGTTAAGGGGCGTCCTGCAAAAAAATTAGCGCAAGATCTGGATGTCATGGCAAGGCTTCGTCGTTTGATTCCGGGGATCACCTTTGCGCGCGTGTTGCTGGCAATCGTACTGCTGGCAGGCTTGGTCGCGCAGTTTGTTTCCTTAAGACTGGCATCCGGCGCCTTGGTCGGTGCAGTTTTAGTGATGGGTGTGCTTTCGTACCGCTATGGCGAAAAAGTCTACAAGCTTTTTGAGGGCGAGTTTTTATCAAACCTCACCGAAAAAGAGCGCGAAGAGATTTCTAAGCGTGACGAGATCACGCATCTCGCATTGCCGTGGGATGCCTCAATCAGTGTTTTGGAAGTGGCCGTGGATTCCACGTGGGCTGGTCGCACTCTGCGTGAATTAAAATTTAAAGAAAACTACAGTGTGACGATTGCTTCGGTGATTCGTGGCACTCGTCGCTTTTTCGCGCCGGCTGGGGATTTTATCTTGTGGCCATTTGATAAAATCGTCTGCTTTGGAAGTGAGGCAGAGTTACTTGATTTGAATAATAAAGTAGAACAAGAGCGAATTCATAAATGGCAAGAAGCGGAAACGCCGAAATACCGCATGGGCTCATTTGTTGTTCAGGACGAAGAGACCTACTTGGGTAAGACCATTCGCGAGAGTGGTATCCGGGAAGCGAAAAAGATTCTGGTCGTTTGTGTGGAGCGAGGTAAAGAAAGAATCCTGGGGCCCTCTGCTGGTACGGTTTTGCAGGCAGGTGATCTAGTCTGGTTTGTGTCGGAATAA
- a CDS encoding CoA transferase subunit A, translating into MSKKVYKDAMSALEGVKDGMTLVVGGFGLCGIPENSIAALVERGVKNLTCVSNNAGVDDFGLGLLLQKRQIKKMISSYVGENALFEKQYMSGELELEFCPQGTLAERIRAGGAGIAGFYTPTGVGTLVAEGKEIKNFEGRDYVLERGIVGDFALVKAWKGDKFGNLVFRKTARNFNPMAATAGKITVAEVEELVEVGELDPDQVHTPGVFVQRIFQGTNYQKRIEQRTVSKG; encoded by the coding sequence ATGAGCAAAAAAGTTTATAAAGATGCCATGTCAGCGCTGGAAGGCGTGAAAGACGGAATGACTTTGGTCGTCGGTGGCTTTGGTCTTTGCGGTATCCCTGAAAATTCCATCGCAGCTTTGGTTGAACGCGGAGTAAAAAATCTGACTTGCGTTTCCAACAATGCCGGCGTGGATGATTTTGGTTTGGGTTTGCTTTTGCAAAAACGTCAGATCAAAAAAATGATTTCATCTTATGTGGGTGAAAATGCCTTGTTCGAAAAACAATATATGAGCGGCGAGCTTGAACTTGAGTTCTGTCCTCAGGGAACTTTGGCCGAGCGTATTCGCGCTGGTGGCGCGGGTATCGCAGGATTCTACACGCCAACAGGTGTGGGAACTTTGGTGGCTGAAGGTAAAGAAATCAAAAACTTCGAGGGTCGCGATTATGTTCTTGAGCGCGGTATCGTGGGTGATTTCGCTTTGGTTAAAGCCTGGAAGGGTGACAAGTTCGGAAATCTTGTTTTCAGAAAAACAGCACGCAACTTTAATCCGATGGCAGCAACTGCCGGCAAAATCACAGTTGCAGAAGTTGAAGAATTGGTTGAAGTGGGTGAATTGGATCCAGATCAAGTTCACACCCCAGGCGTCTTCGTTCAAAGAATTTTCCAGGGAACGAATTATCAAAAACGCATCGAACAGCGCACTGTGAGCAAGGGGTAA
- a CDS encoding DUF4097 family beta strand repeat-containing protein, with the protein MSAITVILMSLFVQPLFAATFEAPVQEGTRLVLKGFEAQVQLVAVPGSNAVKISGVDESGMEGVYVVTKKDNIIEVSMNEFGSKKTWMNILPKANSQMKKIEISGAPIPVEIQLKGGSVIAQRWSKDLKVSMTSGRAVTSNGTGSLQLYVQKGEISVSDHVGRVNADGYSGVMNLKNIQGDIDASMFSGQLNIEKVRGFVSLSTQQATGKVNQGSGTIQFENGKGSLNLQAFQGRLEGQNQEGNVSITMALDSEVDVKSKAGRINITSPAASGASVNLYTVDGEIFVPNELKVNKLSSEKSVRGRLRGTTQRGSISVRSQEATILVK; encoded by the coding sequence ATGTCAGCGATCACGGTCATCTTGATGAGTCTTTTTGTTCAGCCTCTTTTTGCAGCCACGTTTGAGGCTCCGGTTCAAGAAGGCACTCGTTTGGTTCTTAAAGGTTTTGAAGCTCAGGTGCAGCTTGTCGCAGTGCCCGGATCAAATGCCGTCAAAATCTCTGGAGTAGACGAATCAGGTATGGAAGGCGTCTACGTGGTGACTAAGAAAGATAATATCATCGAAGTCAGCATGAATGAATTCGGCAGCAAAAAAACCTGGATGAATATCTTGCCGAAAGCGAACTCTCAGATGAAAAAAATTGAGATCTCGGGTGCCCCGATCCCGGTGGAGATTCAGCTTAAAGGTGGCAGCGTTATTGCGCAAAGATGGAGCAAAGATCTGAAAGTGAGCATGACTTCAGGTCGTGCGGTGACCTCCAATGGTACGGGATCTTTGCAGCTGTACGTGCAAAAAGGCGAGATCAGCGTCAGTGATCATGTAGGGCGTGTGAATGCCGACGGATATTCAGGAGTCATGAATCTTAAAAACATTCAGGGTGATATCGATGCCTCGATGTTTTCTGGTCAGTTGAATATCGAAAAAGTTCGCGGCTTCGTATCGCTTTCAACACAGCAGGCCACAGGAAAAGTGAACCAGGGCTCTGGTACAATCCAATTTGAAAATGGAAAAGGCAGTTTGAATTTGCAGGCATTCCAAGGGCGTCTGGAAGGACAAAACCAAGAAGGAAACGTCAGCATCACAATGGCCTTGGATTCCGAAGTGGATGTGAAATCCAAAGCAGGTCGCATCAATATCACCTCACCCGCAGCTTCGGGGGCTAGCGTCAATCTGTACACAGTGGATGGTGAGATCTTTGTTCCGAATGAATTGAAAGTAAACAAGTTAAGCTCAGAGAAAAGTGTTCGCGGACGTCTGCGTGGCACAACACAAAGAGGCAGCATTTCTGTGCGCAGCCAAGAGGCGACAATTCTAGTGAAATGA
- a CDS encoding HNH endonuclease signature motif containing protein — MKNLFVLFAILVASVTSHAQEQFPIGPDHNLTPGSLCSRPSEHRYPEGINYCERDVDSDVKRGRFAAYDQLGFRTRQMDRQAFKIDHYIPLCMGGSNNIDNLWPQHKSVYEITDSLEQLLCQKMAEGKLLQKDAVRIIVQAKNNLDQVPAILARAYAL; from the coding sequence ATGAAGAACTTATTCGTTCTTTTCGCGATCCTTGTTGCTTCCGTTACTTCCCACGCTCAAGAGCAGTTCCCAATTGGGCCAGATCATAATCTGACTCCGGGTTCATTGTGCTCTCGTCCAAGCGAACACCGCTATCCAGAAGGTATCAACTACTGTGAGCGTGACGTTGATTCTGACGTTAAAAGAGGCCGTTTCGCGGCTTACGATCAATTGGGCTTCCGCACTCGCCAAATGGATCGCCAAGCTTTCAAAATTGACCATTACATCCCACTTTGCATGGGTGGATCTAACAACATCGATAATTTGTGGCCACAGCATAAATCTGTGTATGAAATCACAGATTCTTTGGAGCAACTTCTTTGTCAGAAAATGGCTGAAGGTAAACTTTTGCAAAAAGATGCTGTTCGAATCATCGTTCAAGCGAAAAACAACTTGGATCAAGTTCCTGCGATCCTAGCGCGCGCATACGCTCTATAA
- a CDS encoding bifunctional nuclease family protein, protein MKEEVLDLNNLKANIIFAEESHDEETFHQEDLVQLFPYGLSVTGDISRPFLLLKDESHAYTLPVAVSPIEAGVALSQSNKSIAESTPHKFTQLLMESLGIEVRQAVFVEIKGANQYVRLYLTGHPKTNSIKVRADEAMSLCLHLGTPIFATKNYIGRSKVMNAAVESNSHVLQNMSGEKPRYLN, encoded by the coding sequence ATGAAAGAAGAAGTTTTAGATTTGAACAATCTGAAAGCAAACATCATCTTCGCTGAGGAATCTCATGATGAAGAAACCTTCCATCAGGAAGACCTGGTGCAGTTGTTCCCATACGGTCTTTCCGTGACGGGGGATATTTCTCGTCCTTTCCTTTTATTGAAAGATGAATCCCATGCTTATACTTTGCCTGTGGCAGTTTCGCCGATCGAAGCAGGTGTGGCGTTGTCTCAGTCGAATAAAAGCATTGCAGAGTCCACTCCGCACAAATTCACTCAGCTTCTTATGGAATCTTTAGGGATTGAAGTACGCCAGGCCGTGTTTGTTGAAATCAAAGGTGCGAACCAGTACGTTCGTCTTTATTTGACGGGACATCCAAAAACAAACTCGATCAAAGTGCGCGCAGATGAAGCTATGTCATTGTGTCTTCACTTGGGCACTCCGATTTTTGCGACTAAAAACTACATCGGCCGCTCGAAAGTCATGAATGCAGCGGTGGAGAGCAACTCCCACGTACTCCAAAACATGTCTGGCGAAAAGCCTAGATATCTGAACTAA
- a CDS encoding gamma carbonic anhydrase family protein — MSNPFVKARGKSPIVAEKVFIADNARLIGDVEVGEGSSIWYNVTIRGDVMPIKLGKEVNVQDGSVVHGTYGKYGTTLHDRVTVGHLVMLHGCEVGRATLVGMGSILMDGVKVGEHCLIGAGSLLTEGTEIPPRSLVVGRPAKVKRALTDEEVALLEKSADNYLLYKTWYNEV; from the coding sequence ATGAGCAATCCATTTGTCAAAGCACGGGGCAAGTCTCCCATCGTTGCAGAAAAAGTTTTTATCGCCGACAACGCACGTCTGATTGGTGATGTGGAAGTCGGTGAAGGCTCTTCCATCTGGTACAATGTCACGATCCGCGGCGATGTCATGCCTATTAAGTTGGGTAAAGAAGTGAATGTTCAAGATGGCAGTGTGGTTCATGGAACATACGGAAAGTATGGAACGACCCTGCATGACCGAGTTACTGTGGGGCATTTAGTTATGTTGCATGGCTGCGAAGTCGGTCGTGCAACGCTCGTGGGTATGGGGTCAATTTTGATGGATGGCGTAAAAGTAGGAGAGCACTGTCTGATTGGAGCGGGGTCTCTCTTGACGGAAGGCACCGAAATTCCTCCGCGCAGCCTGGTTGTGGGGCGTCCTGCTAAGGTTAAACGCGCTTTGACAGACGAAGAGGTCGCCTTGCTGGAGAAGTCAGCAGATAATTACCTGCTATATAAAACGTGGTACAACGAGGTCTAG
- a CDS encoding formylglycine-generating enzyme family protein: MPTKFSRKILFFVAVIIGLGFFVGGSTAISQLHAPLTQEDIAALSEPDLSEDMVAAMNPSNPNFGQSMVWIPGGEFWMGSNNPGVIDAQPEHRVHIDGFWMDQYLVTNRDFMDFVDQTGYVTVAERRLDPKDYPDLPAELLAPGAIIFSPRIDRTDLGISGSVYWRWQPGANWRHPEGPGSDLRGRELMPVIHVSYADAEAYANFRGKRLPTEAEWEYAARGGLDRMPFSWGKDFRPSGKFMANTWQGNFPYFDSAEDGFKGLSPVGSFPPNGYGLYDMTGNVWQWVSDWYRPDYFKHQAGKVTMNPQGPKTSEKGPDPSYKKRVQKGGSYLCTDFYCSNLDPGARRRGDVWSGSPQVGFRLVTSEPANASFTFKQKFSQYR; the protein is encoded by the coding sequence ATGCCTACAAAGTTTTCCCGCAAGATTCTTTTTTTCGTTGCCGTTATTATTGGCCTGGGATTTTTCGTGGGCGGTTCCACCGCCATTTCTCAGCTTCACGCTCCTCTCACTCAAGAAGACATAGCTGCTTTATCAGAACCAGATTTGTCTGAGGATATGGTGGCGGCGATGAATCCTTCGAATCCAAATTTTGGTCAAAGTATGGTTTGGATTCCTGGTGGCGAATTTTGGATGGGCAGTAACAATCCCGGGGTCATCGATGCGCAACCTGAACATCGCGTTCATATCGATGGATTCTGGATGGATCAATATCTTGTCACCAATCGTGATTTTATGGATTTCGTGGATCAAACCGGATATGTCACGGTCGCGGAAAGACGACTGGATCCGAAAGACTATCCTGATTTGCCAGCAGAGCTTTTAGCTCCGGGTGCCATCATTTTTAGTCCTCGTATCGATCGAACCGATTTGGGAATTTCTGGATCCGTTTATTGGCGCTGGCAACCCGGTGCAAATTGGCGTCACCCGGAAGGGCCTGGCAGCGATTTGCGCGGACGAGAGTTGATGCCCGTGATTCATGTATCCTATGCGGATGCAGAAGCCTATGCGAATTTCAGAGGAAAACGTCTGCCTACAGAAGCTGAATGGGAGTACGCCGCTCGTGGTGGGCTGGATCGTATGCCATTTAGTTGGGGAAAAGATTTCCGTCCTTCTGGAAAGTTTATGGCCAACACCTGGCAGGGAAATTTTCCTTACTTTGATTCTGCCGAAGATGGTTTTAAAGGACTTTCTCCCGTGGGAAGTTTTCCTCCGAATGGCTATGGACTGTATGATATGACGGGAAACGTCTGGCAGTGGGTCTCTGATTGGTATCGCCCTGATTATTTCAAACACCAGGCAGGTAAAGTGACGATGAACCCGCAAGGACCAAAAACTTCAGAGAAAGGTCCCGATCCATCCTATAAAAAAAGGGTGCAAAAAGGCGGTTCATATCTTTGCACAGATTTCTATTGTTCGAATTTGGATCCTGGAGCTCGTCGTCGTGGCGACGTGTGGAGTGGATCACCTCAGGTGGGTTTTCGTCTGGTTACTTCTGAGCCAGCAAACGCCTCATTTACCTTTAAGCAAAAATTTTCCCAATACCGATAG
- the miaB gene encoding tRNA (N6-isopentenyl adenosine(37)-C2)-methylthiotransferase MiaB, with protein MDELSQNPEITNQIQSMNQDVGQGRGVYISTYGCQMNVNDTERMHSLLEMQNFVPVQTPEEASLIIINSCSVREKPVHKVYSEVGTFRKMKEKNPELRIGVGGCVGQQEKENLIKNQPMIDFVFGTDQIDSLPYLVADSFMDREKRINAKFQHRAPYHIETLVRNPGVATFVNITKGCDNFCTFCVVPYTRGREKSRPLQHILTDIRHLVKRGMKEVTLLGQNVNSYSDSDVDFADLMAKVATETDVERIRFTTSHPKDFNQKLADTMAAHQNKIMEYIHLPFQSGSTRVLERMNRIYTREEYLEKIAMLRKSIPNVVFSTDIIVGFPGETEEDFQDTMNMVQEGGFETIFAFKYSPRPFTKAAKFEDQIAEEVKSERLNRLFDMHDKMSFELVKRYEGQVLKVLVENTDREEGKVHGRSTGNKLVHLKGSADLIGKTVDVRITRAFPATFHGELVQ; from the coding sequence GTGGATGAACTGAGCCAAAATCCTGAAATCACCAATCAAATTCAGAGCATGAATCAAGATGTCGGTCAGGGCCGTGGCGTCTACATTTCTACGTATGGTTGCCAGATGAACGTGAACGATACAGAGCGCATGCATTCTCTTTTGGAAATGCAAAACTTTGTTCCGGTGCAAACACCGGAAGAGGCGTCTTTGATCATCATCAATTCTTGTAGCGTTCGTGAAAAACCGGTTCATAAGGTTTATTCTGAAGTCGGTACTTTCAGAAAGATGAAAGAGAAAAACCCGGAGCTTCGTATTGGCGTTGGCGGTTGCGTGGGCCAACAGGAAAAAGAAAATCTTATTAAGAATCAGCCAATGATCGATTTCGTGTTTGGTACTGATCAGATCGATTCTCTTCCGTATCTGGTGGCTGATAGTTTTATGGATCGTGAAAAACGCATCAATGCTAAATTCCAGCATCGTGCGCCTTATCATATCGAAACCCTGGTTCGTAATCCAGGTGTCGCGACGTTTGTGAACATCACCAAGGGTTGCGATAATTTCTGTACATTCTGTGTGGTGCCTTACACTCGTGGTCGCGAGAAATCTCGTCCGTTGCAACACATTTTGACGGATATCCGTCATTTAGTAAAACGCGGGATGAAGGAAGTGACTCTGCTGGGTCAAAACGTAAATTCCTATTCCGATAGCGACGTCGATTTTGCTGATTTGATGGCAAAGGTGGCGACAGAGACGGATGTGGAAAGAATTCGTTTCACGACATCTCATCCAAAAGACTTTAACCAAAAGCTTGCGGATACGATGGCGGCCCATCAAAACAAAATCATGGAATATATCCATTTGCCGTTCCAAAGCGGCAGCACGCGCGTATTAGAGCGTATGAATCGTATTTACACGCGTGAAGAGTATTTGGAAAAAATCGCGATGCTTCGTAAGTCGATTCCAAATGTGGTTTTCTCGACTGACATCATCGTGGGCTTTCCCGGTGAAACGGAAGAGGACTTCCAGGATACGATGAACATGGTTCAAGAAGGTGGCTTTGAAACTATCTTTGCTTTCAAATACTCGCCACGTCCGTTCACGAAAGCTGCGAAATTTGAAGATCAAATTGCGGAGGAAGTAAAGTCGGAGCGTTTGAATCGTCTTTTCGATATGCATGACAAAATGTCTTTCGAATTGGTGAAAAGATACGAAGGCCAAGTTTTGAAGGTCTTAGTTGAAAACACAGATCGTGAAGAAGGAAAAGTTCACGGCCGCAGCACGGGCAATAAACTTGTTCACTTAAAGGGCTCTGCTGATTTGATCGGGAAAACAGTGGATGTTCGCATCACACGTGCGTTTCCGGCGACATTCCACGGAGAGTTGGTTCAATAA
- the guaB gene encoding IMP dehydrogenase gives MEREIPLALTFDDILLLPQFSEIIPTDVVPRSFFARDKFLNTPIVSAAMDTVTENRTARVMAQFGGLGIIHKNFSIEKQALEVEKVKKYESGMIMDPITLGPDQLLQEALDLMEKFSISGVPITVDGLLVGILTNRDLRFEENFNQPIRNLMTQEKLVTAKMGTTLDEAKKILQKHRIEKLPVVDAKGKLKGLITIKDIEKAKNYPQATKDNHGRLFVGAAIGVGTDSAERAEALVAAGVDVLCVDTAHGHSKNVLDMVKHVSKKYKDVIIIAGNVVTADGTKALIDAGADVVKVGVGPGSICTTRVVAGVGMPQISAVMDCARVAKAAGKTIIADGGIKFSGDITKALALGANTVMIGNLLAGAEESPGETILFQGRSYKVYRGMGSIGAMARGSKDRYGQMDIEDNEKLVPEGIEGKVAYKGPASGIIHQLVGGLKSGMGYLGAGNIDELQKRAKFVQISAAGLRESHVHDVSITKEAPNYRIES, from the coding sequence ATGGAACGTGAAATCCCTTTAGCGCTGACTTTCGACGATATCTTACTTCTTCCTCAATTCTCAGAAATCATTCCCACAGACGTGGTCCCAAGATCTTTTTTTGCCCGGGACAAATTTTTAAATACACCCATTGTTTCTGCTGCCATGGATACGGTGACCGAAAACCGCACGGCACGCGTGATGGCTCAATTTGGTGGCCTTGGCATCATTCATAAAAACTTCTCTATCGAGAAGCAGGCTCTTGAAGTTGAAAAGGTAAAAAAATATGAAAGCGGTATGATCATGGATCCCATCACATTGGGGCCGGATCAACTGCTGCAAGAAGCTTTGGATCTGATGGAAAAGTTTTCTATCAGTGGCGTGCCTATCACTGTCGATGGTTTGTTAGTGGGAATTTTAACAAATCGTGATTTGCGTTTTGAAGAAAATTTCAATCAACCGATTCGTAACCTGATGACTCAGGAAAAACTGGTTACCGCGAAAATGGGTACGACTCTTGATGAAGCGAAAAAGATTTTGCAAAAACATCGTATCGAAAAACTTCCGGTGGTGGATGCTAAAGGCAAACTTAAAGGTTTGATCACCATCAAAGACATCGAGAAAGCGAAAAACTATCCGCAAGCCACGAAAGACAACCATGGTCGTCTATTTGTGGGGGCTGCGATCGGTGTGGGGACGGATTCAGCAGAGCGCGCCGAAGCCTTGGTGGCAGCAGGTGTTGATGTTCTGTGTGTGGATACAGCCCATGGTCATTCCAAGAATGTTTTGGATATGGTGAAGCATGTTTCAAAAAAATATAAAGACGTGATTATTATCGCCGGTAACGTTGTAACGGCGGATGGTACGAAAGCGTTGATCGACGCCGGTGCTGATGTAGTTAAAGTCGGAGTAGGACCTGGTAGTATTTGTACGACACGTGTCGTGGCGGGTGTGGGTATGCCGCAAATTTCTGCAGTGATGGATTGTGCGCGTGTGGCGAAAGCTGCGGGTAAAACAATTATCGCTGACGGTGGTATCAAATTCTCTGGTGATATCACGAAAGCCTTAGCTTTGGGGGCAAACACCGTGATGATCGGGAACTTGCTTGCCGGTGCGGAAGAATCACCGGGCGAAACAATCCTGTTCCAGGGGCGTAGTTATAAAGTTTATCGCGGCATGGGTTCCATAGGAGCAATGGCTCGTGGCTCGAAAGACCGCTATGGGCAAATGGATATCGAGGACAATGAAAAGCTGGTTCCAGAAGGTATTGAAGGTAAGGTTGCCTATAAGGGACCTGCGTCGGGAATCATCCATCAACTGGTGGGTGGTTTGAAATCTGGTATGGGATACTTGGGCGCAGGTAATATTGACGAACTTCAAAAACGTGCGAAGTTTGTTCAAATCAGTGCGGCGGGTTTGCGTGAATCTCACGTGCACGATGTTAGCATCACCAAAGAAGCTCCGAACTATAGAATTGAAAGTTAA